The Tolypothrix sp. NIES-4075 genomic interval CAGTTCGCACAGGAGCGAACGCAGATAATCGGATTGTAGCCTATTTTGTATCTGATGCCGAAGATGACTTGAAAACAGTATTGCGATCGTTTTTAACCAGCAAACTGCCGGATTATATGATTCCTACTGCCTTTATGCCCGTAGAAGCGATACCCCTGACAGTTAACGGAAAAATTGACCAAACAGCCTTACCAGCACCAGATTGGGGACAGACGAGTAAACCTTACATCGCACCCCGAAATGACCAAGAAGCAACAATCTGTTCGTTGATGGCTTCATTATTAAAATTAGAACGAGTAGGTATTACCGATGACTTCTTTGAAATTGGCGGAAATTCTCTGTTAGTCACACAATTAGTCATCCGTTTGCGAGAAACCTATAAAACCGAGCTTCCCCTACCTCAGTTTTTCTCTCATCGCACCCCAGAACAACTAGCTCATTTGCTCTCAGCCTCACCATCTCTGCAATCAACCGCAGACATCCCCAAAGCCGGACGCAAACGCCGTTCCGTCAACTTAAGCGATGACGGTCTATTAGTTTCCACCTCCACTGAAGATAGCTTAAAAAACCTTCAAAACTAAAATCAACCAACGTTGCTCAATTCAACTATAAAATTAAAAAATGAGGTGTTTTAAAACTCTTACTCTCCGTGCCTCTGCGCCTCTGCGTGATATCATCCCTTAAATATGCAACCCCCGTAATGCCAAAACCATGAATAACAACGAACAAAACGACGATACTATCTATCTTGTAGTAGTCAATCATGAAGAACAATATTCAATTTGGGCTAAATGGAAAAAAGAACTGCCATTAGGATGGAAAGCTGTAGGCAAAGAAGGCTCAAAAGAAGAATGTTTAGCCTACATCGAAGAAGTGTGGACTGATATGCGTCCGTTAAGTTTGCGTCAAGCTATGCAAGAAACTTCAACTTGAATAATTACGTAGTAAGCACGGAGAGTGCTTTATTGAGCGCTGAAGCGCTCACTACAATTTAAATTTATGAGCAAAATTCCAAAGATAATCCATCAGATTTTTTTTGTCGGAGAAGCAGCGGTACCTGAAAACTATCGTCGTTATCATCAAACCGTTTTGAAACATCATCCGAATTGGGAACACCGATTTTGGGATGAAGCACAATGCCATAAATTTATGGAAGAGAACTATTCCTGGTTTCTACCAGTGTATGATTCTTATCCTCATAAAATTCAGCGTTGCGACGCCATACGCTATTTCATCCTCCATCACTACGGGGGATTTTATATTGATATGGATATTGAATGCCTCAAACCAATTGACGATTTGCTAGAAGATTTTGAAATTGTTCTCTCAAAACTGGTTGACTTCAGCAATGCGATTATGGGCAGTATTGCGGGACATCCACTTTGGCTAAATGTGTTTGATGAATTAATAAAACGTAAAGATAATTCAGCCGAAAACACAAATAACTTTTTTAAGAATACTATGCCTTATTATGTGGGCTACAGTACTGGTCCAATTTTATTGAATGATTGCGTAGTGGCAGGTAAATTTCACGAAAGCAATACAGTTCGTGTTTGTCCTGGGTACATTTTTGAACCGGGTGCGCCAATGGAAATTAACGGTAAAATTTTCAAAGGTAAGCTAACCTCAGAGTCTTATACCATACACCACATGACCACATCCTGGCTTCCTGCTCACCACCAGATAACCAGAGTTATATTCGATATTTTTTTACAACCCTACTGGATGTTTCGCTCTTTACTAAACAGCGGGAAAGGTTAAAGGAGAACGGGGTGCATGTTAGAAAGTCAGCGCATAACATTATTCTAAAAGGTATAAATTTTCGGAATTTTTTCTATTAGGTCATGTTGCTAGTTTGATGTAGCTTGTCAACTTGTGTTTAGAGATACTCAATATATCTCTAAAAAGCAAATATGTAGCAATCCAAAAAGCTCATAGCTAACAGAAGTTTTTGACTTGGCAGTTATCGTCAAAGAAGCGATAAACATCAACTATGAAACGTGAAACACTAGCAGAATTAGTTGCTCGTACTGTAATTGAGTTTGAGAAACGCGAGGCACTGCTACAAAAACAACAAGAGTCGGTACAACAGCAACAACAGGACAAACCTAAACCCCGCAAGTCCAAAGCTGCCTAACCTAATATAAATGTAGCAATTTGACCGCAGTAACTTTGTTGCCATCTACCGTTATTTTTCTTATGCACCCTTTAAGTAAAGCTTGTTTGTCTTGCGGTTCCAAACTTTGCCAGTACCTCTGATTTGAAAATGCGAAAACAATCCGTTCTTTGGCAATTAGGTATTGCTTGGAAGTGTCGCTTGTGGTAGCGATCGCATCGGCAATCTGCTTTAAAATATCTTCCTTCGCTTTTTCAATCGCTGGATTTGATGGTAAAGCATCGAGGGTATTTAAAGATGCCCGCAGAATTTTAACTTCTGCGGGTTCTTCTGCCACTTGAACTTCTTGCTCTACTAGTGCTGCTAACCTTTCAGCTTCCCGTACCAGCCATTCGATGACTTGCTTCTCTAATTCATCATTAGAAATCATCCGCTTGTTCTGGCAAGCTCCAGTCCGGTAAAAACTGCATTGGTAATGATGGCGAATTAATCCGGTACGTTTTACCAACTTTTTTGATTGGCGACTGTAAGCAGCTCCACAACAAGCGCATTTAACTAGGTTAGCAAATACGTTGGTATATTTCTGCTCGTTTGCCCAGCGGTTATTGCGATTTTCTCGAATCATCGCTTTTACCCGCTCGTGTTCCTCACGGGTAATAATAATTTCCTCGTGAGTTTCCCAGGCAACTTCCCACTCATCAAAGGGCTTGCGATGCCCCCCGCTATACTGGACTGTATCATATGCCGTTCCCCCTGCATAGATGGGATTTACCAGCTGCGATCGCAAACCAGAAACTGACCATTTCAATCCCGTGTGCGGATAACGCAAATTTAGTCCAGAACCACGAGTTTTATTAATATTTTCAATCGCTATTTCTTCTACTCCAAGTACATTATTTCTGTTATTTTTTGATTTGGAAACTGCCTGAGCCTGAATCCCAAAAATATCATGCAATTGTCTGGCAGTCTCTGACACTGTACCCACACTCAAAAAAATATCAAACACAAATCGCGCCAATTGGGAAACATTCATTTCTGACTTATTGGCAATCAAACAAACGCACGGACGGTTATCTTTGACGTACTTCTGTCCATCTGTTATATACCCTAATGGCGCGTTCCAATGCGGCTTTTTATTTGCCTTGCGAGTTTCGCGTTCCTTTTTTACACGCATCGCTAACATTTTCACCTCATACTTGGCTGCTGCTAACCGCACATCAATTGTTAGTTCTCCACCGATACTCGACATTTCAAACGGCTCATCAATTGCTGTCGGTTGAATACCCTTTTTCTTTAAAGCATCCATCAACCGATAAAACATTATTGATGACGACGTTAAACGGTCGATGCGGATAAATAACAACTTTGAGACTTTACCAAATGCGTTAGCATCCACATCCTCAATTAACTGCAAAAGACCTTTGCGCTTATCGCTGGTACGACTTTCGACATCGTAATATATTTTCGTGGCTCCAGCGCTCCGCAAACGACGCATCTGTTTAATTAACGCCCCTTCATCCTCCGCTTGTTCTTCAGTCGATACCCTCGCATAAGCCCAAACTTCCATATACCGCACCTCACAGCAATATATAAATATTACCTGATAGTGAGCGCATTGGTTCTTTGCTGTTCACCGAACCTGTAGACTTGCTCATCGGTAACTCCTACGGTAAGTACCTGTGGCGCGATTGCAAAGTTCCCCTGGTTCGCATCGGCTATCCCATCATGGATCGTCACCACATGCACCGTTACGCCACCGTCGGTTATCAAGGCATCATCAACTTGCTCAACTGGGTTGTTAACACCGTGTTCGAGGACATCGATCACAACACCAACATTCCTTCCAAGACCGATATTTCTTACGACTTAATTCGTTAGAAATTTCATCTTCGCCTGCCACAAAAGGAAAAGGAGTAAGGTGACTGGGTAGTGGGAGCGTGGTTAGTGGGAGCGTAGTTAGTTGTTAATGGTTATTAGTACTGTTTTCCAACTAACAACGCTTTAACTAACAACCCCCATTACCCAATCCCTACTTTTCCTTTTTCCTTTTAGCTGTTTCTTGAGGTTTCTATTATGAAATCTATAACTCCCGCTCACGAACACAACCACACTCACGCTCATCCCCACCCTAATTTACGTCCACCCAAATATAAGAAACCCGGCTCATTTGATATTTTATATCCTTTGCGCCGCCTGGTAGATAACGCTGAAGTTAAAAATGCTCGCATCGCTCATTTAATCTGCACAATCATTCCTTGCTGTTGCCCATTTGAGCGAAGTATTAACTTATTTGGACGGACTTTACACATTCCCCCAATGTGCAAACTTAATCCCTTATACGATGAGTTTGTCGGATTGCGTTTCCGTGCCTTATCTTATCTTACTGATGTTTGTGGCGAAGATGTCACAAAATATATTTGTTAATAGTTAGTGGTTAATAGATAGTGGTTAGTTGTTAGGGGATAGTGGCAATTTTAAGAGGCTTAAAGGGTTTTTGAAGAAGGGAAAAGGGAAAGAATTATTACCAATGCCCAATGCCTAATGCCCACCAACAACGCTCCAACTAACAACTAACAACGCTCCAACTAACACCCAACAATTAACTACTTACAACTTCCATCCAGCGCGAGGAATGAAATGAAAATTACCCAAGGCAAAATTAACGAGCTGCTCAGTGAAACCGGATGCGAACATAATAGCCAGAAACATGGAGAAAAGAAAAATAAATCTTGCACGCAACAAGCACAACCAGGAGCAGCTCAAGGGGGATGCGCTTTTGATGGTGCAATGATTGCCCTAGTGCCAATTACTGATGCTGCTCATTTAGTCCACGGTCCGATCGCCTGCGCTGGTAATTCTTGGGGAAGTCGTGGTAGTCTGTCTAGTGGTCCTCAGCTTTACAAAATGGGTTTTACCACCGATTTAACCGAAAATGATGTCATCTTCGGTGGCGAAAAGAAGCTCTACAAAGCCATTTTGGAATTGCAACAACGCTACAACCCGACGGCGATATTTGTTTATACTACTTGTGTCCCCGCTTTAACTGGCGATGATATCGATGCAGTTTGCAAAGCTGCGGCTGAGAAAACTGGAAAGCCTGTTGTCCCCGTAGTTTCCCCAGGATTTATTGGTAGCAAAAATCTCGGTAATCGCTTTGGCGGTGAAGCTTTATTAGAATACGTTGTTGGCACTCGCGAACCTGAGTATACAACGCCTTATGACATTAATCTCATCGGTGAATACAACATCGCCGGGGAAATGTGGCCTGTTCTGAAATTATTTGAAAAACTCGGCATCCGCGTTTTGTCGAAAATCACTGGTGATGCTCGCTACGAAGAAGTTTGTCATGCTCACCGCGCGAAGCTGAATGTGATGATTTGCTCGAAA includes:
- a CDS encoding Mo-dependent nitrogenase C-terminal domain-containing protein yields the protein MKSITPAHEHNHTHAHPHPNLRPPKYKKPGSFDILYPLRRLVDNAEVKNARIAHLICTIIPCCCPFERSINLFGRTLHIPPMCKLNPLYDEFVGLRFRALSYLTDVCGEDVTKYIC
- the nifE gene encoding nitrogenase iron-molybdenum cofactor biosynthesis protein NifE, with the protein product MKITQGKINELLSETGCEHNSQKHGEKKNKSCTQQAQPGAAQGGCAFDGAMIALVPITDAAHLVHGPIACAGNSWGSRGSLSSGPQLYKMGFTTDLTENDVIFGGEKKLYKAILELQQRYNPTAIFVYTTCVPALTGDDIDAVCKAAAEKTGKPVVPVVSPGFIGSKNLGNRFGGEALLEYVVGTREPEYTTPYDINLIGEYNIAGEMWPVLKLFEKLGIRVLSKITGDARYEEVCHAHRAKLNVMICSKALLNMARKMEERYGIPYIEESFYGVDDMNRCLRNVAEKLGDEDLKQRTEKLIAEETAALDLALAPYRARLKGKRVVLYTGGVKSWSIISAAKDLGIEVVATSTRKSTEEDKARIRKLIGNDGIMMEKGNAKELLQLVKDTKADMLIAGGRNQYTALKARIPFLDINQERHHPYAAYVGMVEMARELYEALYSPVWEQIRKPAPWDEDTGTRGYGDKATFSTASLALLEDS
- the xisF gene encoding fdxN element excision recombinase XisF, producing MEVWAYARVSTEEQAEDEGALIKQMRRLRSAGATKIYYDVESRTSDKRKGLLQLIEDVDANAFGKVSKLLFIRIDRLTSSSIMFYRLMDALKKKGIQPTAIDEPFEMSSIGGELTIDVRLAAAKYEVKMLAMRVKKERETRKANKKPHWNAPLGYITDGQKYVKDNRPCVCLIANKSEMNVSQLARFVFDIFLSVGTVSETARQLHDIFGIQAQAVSKSKNNRNNVLGVEEIAIENINKTRGSGLNLRYPHTGLKWSVSGLRSQLVNPIYAGGTAYDTVQYSGGHRKPFDEWEVAWETHEEIIITREEHERVKAMIRENRNNRWANEQKYTNVFANLVKCACCGAAYSRQSKKLVKRTGLIRHHYQCSFYRTGACQNKRMISNDELEKQVIEWLVREAERLAALVEQEVQVAEEPAEVKILRASLNTLDALPSNPAIEKAKEDILKQIADAIATTSDTSKQYLIAKERIVFAFSNQRYWQSLEPQDKQALLKGCIRKITVDGNKVTAVKLLHLY
- a CDS encoding glycosyltransferase family 32 protein, coding for MSKIPKIIHQIFFVGEAAVPENYRRYHQTVLKHHPNWEHRFWDEAQCHKFMEENYSWFLPVYDSYPHKIQRCDAIRYFILHHYGGFYIDMDIECLKPIDDLLEDFEIVLSKLVDFSNAIMGSIAGHPLWLNVFDELIKRKDNSAENTNNFFKNTMPYYVGYSTGPILLNDCVVAGKFHESNTVRVCPGYIFEPGAPMEINGKIFKGKLTSESYTIHHMTTSWLPAHHQITRVIFDIFLQPYWMFRSLLNSGKG
- a CDS encoding MbtH family protein translates to MNNNEQNDDTIYLVVVNHEEQYSIWAKWKKELPLGWKAVGKEGSKEECLAYIEEVWTDMRPLSLRQAMQETST